A single window of Dermacentor albipictus isolate Rhodes 1998 colony chromosome 1, USDA_Dalb.pri_finalv2, whole genome shotgun sequence DNA harbors:
- the LOC135907595 gene encoding uncharacterized protein, whose protein sequence is MSHLWLVTCVSSIAKQKLVDKGELLVKGLKCLVIDPECKNIKMKLLWLPPHLEQRRIVEALEPYGTVQSITREMWRCDGMEGWQMTNRDVAFTLKDGVSASNLPHLLSIYGHQCLILIPGRPPLCLRCNRVGHIRRHCRTPRCSNCHRYGHPADACIGTYADKLRGNRPAEDDAITDHLMDVSEVVDATGETLPDTHRPEQVKPSSADISLSQKPASEDETKAPDDEPTVSWADSPPVQDRPPSVECGSMCEAAKKRPAPSDNPSPSAKEARVPKVSKLTKPLRGTPTPADVPCVNVHQKVPSASPHQERSGAPLEQRLDAAPT, encoded by the coding sequence atgagccatttgtggttAGTCACATGTGTTAGcagcatcgcgaaacagaaacttgtcgacaaaggcgagttgCTGGTGAAAGGCCTCAAGTGCCTGGTCATAGACCCGGAATGCAAAaatatcaagatgaagcttctttggcttcccccacacctcgaacagaggcggattgttgaagcgctagagccatatggcacagtgcagtccatcacgagagagatgtggcggtgtgacggcatggagggctggcaaatgaccaaccgagacgtggcgttcacattgaaagatggGGTTTCTGCCAGCAATCTGCCACATCTATTGAGCATATATggccaccagtgccttatcttgattcctggccgaccaccactttgcctccggtgcaacagagttgggcatatccggcgacaCTGTAGAACACCgcgctgcagtaactgtcaccgctatggtcaccctgcagatgcatgcatcggaacctacgctgacaaacttcgtggAAATAGACCAGCCGAGGATGATGCCATCACCGATCATCTAATGGACGTGAGCGAAGTTGTGGACGCAACTGGCGAAACACTCCCTGACACTCATCGACCAGAACAGGTTAAGCCGTCATCGGCTGACATTAGCCTTagccagaagcctgcgagcgaggaTGAGACTAAGGCACCTGACGACGAACCAACTGTGTCTTGGGCAGACtctccaccagttcaagatcgcccaccgtcagtggaatgtggatcgatgtgcgaggccgccaagaagcgtccagcgccatccGACAATCCATCGCCCTCGGCAAAGGAGGCTCGTGTTCCCaaggtgtcaaagttgacaaaaccaCTCCGGGGAACACCTACACCTGCTGAtgtcccttgtgttaacgtgcaccaaaaagtCCCTAGTGCATCACCTCATCAAGAAAggagtggtgcacctctggagcagcgtttagacgctgcgcctacatag